The following coding sequences lie in one Acropora palmata chromosome 3, jaAcrPala1.3, whole genome shotgun sequence genomic window:
- the LOC141875841 gene encoding GTP-binding protein Di-Ras1-like has product MKNHTKEGKKRTSAYLKKFTVVVFGDSRVGKTSLCKAFLGEQFKDDYVPTIEDFYSTQIQYKERNYQVDIIDTCGTETFPAMRRVEINKADAIVLVYSLDQPRSFAWLEQVQEEIFQQRGNNLPVMVVANKADVVLEANALNITTKAGRTINTRNVAEKEWGYLWVMTSAKLALGIKEIFDVLIDTFQTRRSQSLPAKSSSSFLRRSPLLSTLRRKSK; this is encoded by the coding sequence ATGAAGAATCATACTAAGGAGGGAAAAAAACGGACCTCGGCCTACTTGAAGAAGTTTACAGTTGTAGTGTTTGGAGACTCGCGGGTCGGAAAGACTTCGCTTTGTAAAGCTTTCCTTGGCGAGCAATTTAAAGACGATTATGTACCTACGATTGAAGACTTTTATTCCACGCAAATACAGTACAAAGAGAGAAATTATCAAGTTGATATTATAGATACGTGTGGAACAGAGACTTTCCCAGCTATGAGGCGGGTGGAAATCAACAAAGCGGACGCTATCGTTTTGGTTTATTCTCTGGACCAACCGCGTTCATTCGCATGGTTGGAACAAGTTCAAGAGGAAATATTTCAACAAAGAGGAAACAATCTACCTGTCATGGTCGTAGCTAACAAAGCAGATGTTGTCCTGGAGGCAAACGCGTTGAATATAACAACAAAGGCAGGAAGAACAATCAACACGAGAAACGTAGCGGAGAAAGAATGGGGATATTTATGGGTGATGACCTCTGCAAAATTGGCGTTGGGAATCAAGGAAATATTCGATGTCCTCATAGACACTTTTCAAACGCGCAGATCTCAGTCGCTGCCAGCGAAATCTAGTTCTTCGTTCCTCAGGAGAAGTCCTTTATTGAGTACCCTTCGACGCAAGTCGAAGTAA